Proteins co-encoded in one Quercus robur chromosome 8, dhQueRobu3.1, whole genome shotgun sequence genomic window:
- the LOC126696564 gene encoding uncharacterized protein LOC126696564: MSLKLFMDKKSNKVLFAEAGKEFIDFLFNFLALPVGTLVPLLNQEVLSSFQNIYQSIPNFGDAYLQPNFIKDTLLKPKVYVPGGCSDSLQLPNVELSTPRKYTCCIESHRYVSNDKIAVCPSCRSYISTYGEIVDTSSIPSSVQRGYVKELVTYMVMDDLEVRPLSSIVSIGTILNKFNIKDIGALEEKVVNLSKDVGLKLLKTSLHSNSVLTDIFLPILEEEVKMEN, translated from the exons ATGAGCCTGAAACTTTTCATGgacaaaaaaagtaacaaagtTCTCTTCGCCGAAGCGGGCAAGGAATTCATCGACTTCCTCTTTAACTTTCTCGCCCTGCCGGTCGGAACTCTTGTTCCACTTCTTAATCAGGAAGTATTAAGCAGCTTCCAAAACATTTACCAGAGCATTCCAAATTTTGGTGACGCTTACCTTCAACCAAATTTTATCAAAGACACTCTCCTGAAGCCCAAAGTTTACGTCCCTGGTGGTTGTTCAGACTCTCTCCAACTGCCAAACGTGGAATTATCAACACCAAGGAAATATACGTGTTGTATTGAAAGTCACAGGTACGTGTCTAATGATAAAATTGCAGTCTGTCCTTCGTGCCGGTCTTATATTAGCACCTATGGTGAAATTGTTGACACATCATCAATACCCTCCTCTGTTCAGCGAGGGTACGTGAAAGAGTTGGTTACGTACATGGTGATGGATGATCTAGAAGTGAGACCATTGTCCTCGATTGTGTCTATCGGCACTATTCTTAACAAGTTTAATATCAAGGACATAGGGGCTCTTGAGGAAAAAGTGGTCAATTTGAGCAAGGATGTG GGTTTGAAATTGCTCAAGACTTCTTTGCATTCGAATAGTGTTCTGACCGATATTTTCCTCCCGATATTGGAGGAGGAAGTCAAGATGGAgaattaa